The proteins below are encoded in one region of Parus major isolate Abel chromosome 7, Parus_major1.1, whole genome shotgun sequence:
- the DHRS9 gene encoding dehydrogenase/reductase SDR family member 9 isoform X2 has product MSTWRYRLNLQMSPQNLSLSDLLHIAILASILSLIIYWIIRDKYRVRNLNGKHVFITGCDTGLGNSLAKWLDKRGFCVIAACATEKGSQELLSCSSLSLKTVNLNLADSNSIARAVAFVNEQTAGKGLFGLVSYAEGTAPAGPTDWLRIEDFHSVLDVSLLGLIEITLKLLPHLKKAEGRVVNLINAKGFMAFVGGGYSLSRWGMEAFSDTLRIEMQHFGVKVSIVEHGFFKAEEVNSDIIEKYLFKLWNRLTPEIRDSYGEKYLVEFVIKMLLQMYDTF; this is encoded by the exons ATGAGCACCTGGAGGTATAGGCTGAACTTACAGATGTCTCCCCAGAAT CTCTCACTTTCAGACTTGCTGCACATAGCAATTTTGGCTTCCATACTTTCTCTTATCATTTACTGGATCATCAGAGACAAATACAGAGTGAGGAACCTGAATGGAAAGCATGTCTTCATAACAGGCTGTGACACTGGACTTGGAAACTCACTGGCTAAATGGCTTGACAAAAGGGGATTTTGTGTCATTGCTGCATGTGCTACAGAAAAAGGAAGCCAAGAGCTACTGTCCTGCTCTTCACTCTCACTGAAGACAGTGAATCTGAACTTAGCAGACTCCAACAGCATTGCAAGGGCTGTGGCGTTTGTGAATGAACAGACAGCTGGCAAGG GGCTTTTTGGCTTGGTGAGCTATGCTGAAGGAACAGCACCTGCTGGACCCACCGACTGGCTGAGGATTGAAGATTTCCATTCAGTCCTGGATGTTAGTCTGCTGGGATTGATTGAAATCACACTCAAGCTTCTGCCACATCTGAAAAAAGCTGAGGGAAGAGTTGTCAATCTCATTAATGCCAAAGGCTTCATGGCTTTTGTAGGGGGTGGCTACAGTCTGTCCAGATGGGGCATGGAAGCTTTCTCTGACACCTTACG gatagaaatgcagcattttggaGTGAAAGTAAGCATTGTTGAGCATGGTTTCTTTAAGGCAGAAGAAGTTAATTCAGATATTATTGAGAAATACCTCTTCAAACTTTGGAACCGACTGACTCCTGAGATCAGGGACTCCTACGGAGAAAAATACTTAGTTGAAT TTGTTATAAAAATGCTACTGCAGATGTATGACACCTTCTGA
- the DHRS9 gene encoding dehydrogenase/reductase SDR family member 9 isoform X1, producing MSTWRYRLNLQMSPQNLSLSDLLHIAILASILSLIIYWIIRDKYRVRNLNGKHVFITGCDTGLGNSLAKWLDKRGFCVIAACATEKGSQELLSCSSLSLKTVNLNLADSNSIARAVAFVNEQTAGKGLFGLVSYAEGTAPAGPTDWLRIEDFHSVLDVSLLGLIEITLKLLPHLKKAEGRVVNLINAKGFMAFVGGGYSLSRWGMEAFSDTLRIEMQHFGVKVSIVEHGFFKAEEVNSDIIEKYLFKLWNRLTPEIRDSYGEKYLVEYIKAQRSSVKRLCDYDISNVIKCMEHALIARYPRTRYRAGWDAKLFCLFLSYAPSCLSDTLLRITFPAPAVSGRPVHGVLINV from the exons ATGAGCACCTGGAGGTATAGGCTGAACTTACAGATGTCTCCCCAGAAT CTCTCACTTTCAGACTTGCTGCACATAGCAATTTTGGCTTCCATACTTTCTCTTATCATTTACTGGATCATCAGAGACAAATACAGAGTGAGGAACCTGAATGGAAAGCATGTCTTCATAACAGGCTGTGACACTGGACTTGGAAACTCACTGGCTAAATGGCTTGACAAAAGGGGATTTTGTGTCATTGCTGCATGTGCTACAGAAAAAGGAAGCCAAGAGCTACTGTCCTGCTCTTCACTCTCACTGAAGACAGTGAATCTGAACTTAGCAGACTCCAACAGCATTGCAAGGGCTGTGGCGTTTGTGAATGAACAGACAGCTGGCAAGG GGCTTTTTGGCTTGGTGAGCTATGCTGAAGGAACAGCACCTGCTGGACCCACCGACTGGCTGAGGATTGAAGATTTCCATTCAGTCCTGGATGTTAGTCTGCTGGGATTGATTGAAATCACACTCAAGCTTCTGCCACATCTGAAAAAAGCTGAGGGAAGAGTTGTCAATCTCATTAATGCCAAAGGCTTCATGGCTTTTGTAGGGGGTGGCTACAGTCTGTCCAGATGGGGCATGGAAGCTTTCTCTGACACCTTACG gatagaaatgcagcattttggaGTGAAAGTAAGCATTGTTGAGCATGGTTTCTTTAAGGCAGAAGAAGTTAATTCAGATATTATTGAGAAATACCTCTTCAAACTTTGGAACCGACTGACTCCTGAGATCAGGGACTCCTACGGAGAAAAATACTTAGTTGAAT aTATAAAAGCCCAAAGATCATCAGTGAAAAGACTGTGTGACTATGATATTTCTAATGTCATAAAATGCATGGAACATGCCCTGATAGCAAGGTACCCCAGGACACGATACAGAGCTGGATGGGATGCAAAGCTCTTCTGCCTGTTTCTCTCCTATGCCCCAAGCTGTTTGTCAGACACGTTGTTGCGTATTAcatttccagccccagcagtgagTGGGAGACCAGTTCATGGAGTTCTAATTAATGTCTAG